Proteins from a single region of Hypomesus transpacificus isolate Combined female chromosome 9, fHypTra1, whole genome shotgun sequence:
- the tbc1d20 gene encoding TBC1 domain family member 20, which produces MKRSRSVGASSPLNGIGRHDGESRRKRKEADISQALNVTPVDVAALRRMAISEGGLLSDNIRCLVWPRLLNVPTHNLPEKPELVERENNKDYNQVLLDVQRSLRRFPPGMPDEQREGLQEELIDIILRVLKRNPQLHYYQGYHDIVVTFLLVLGERIATALVEKLSTHHLRDFMDPTMDNTKHILNYLMPIIERVNPEVHDYMQQAEVGTIFALSWLITWFGHVLSDFRHVVRLYDFFLACHPLMPIYFAAVIVLHREEEVLDSECDMASVHHLLSQIPQDLPYETLISRAGDLFVQFPPSELAREAASQQTAASTFKDFALASEQQRPDSVLRRRRREKQAALESSGAGPMTVVQPSATRRYIRLAVMGLTVALGAAAIAVVNTALEWAPKLDLHLFP; this is translated from the exons ATGAAGAGATCTAGAAGTGTTGGTGCATCTTCACCTTTAAATGGAATTGGAAGACACG ACGGAGAGTcccggaggaagaggaaggaggcggACATCTCGCAGGCTCTGAACGTGACTCCCGTGGATGTGGCAGCCCTGAGGAGGATGGCCATCAGCGAAGGAGGTCTGCTCTCCGACAACATCCGCTGTCTGGTCTGGCCACGACTTCTTAACGTGCCCACCCACAACCTGCCAGAGAAACCAG AGTTGGTTGAGCGGGAGAATAACAAGGATTACAACCAGGTCCTTCTGGATGTCCAGCGCTCGCTACGAAGGTTCCCTCCGG GCATGCCTGATGAACAGCGCGAGGGTCTGCAGGAGGAGCTGATTGACATCATCCTGAGAGTTCTGAAGAGAAACCCACAGCTGCATTACTACCAGGGTTACCATGACATTGTTGTCACCTTCCTATTGGTCTTGGGAGAGCGCATAGCAACCGCGCTGGTTGAGAAGCTCTCGACTCATCACCTCAG GGACTTCATGGACCCTACGATGGATAACACGAAACATATTCTGAACTACCTGATGCCCATCATCGAGCGGGTTAACCCGGAGGTGCACGATTACATGCAACA GGCAGAGGTGGGAACCATCTTCGCCCTGAGCTGGCTGATCACCTGGTTCGGCCACGTCCTGTCAGACTTCAGACACGTGGTGCGGTTGTACGACTTCTTCCTGGCCTGCCACCCCCTCATGCCCATCTACTTTGCGGCTGTG attgTGCTGCACCGCGAGGAGGAAGTGCTGGACAGTGAGTGTGACATGGCATCTGTCCACCACCTGCTCTCTCAGATCCCTCAGGACCTCCCGTACGAGACGCTCATCAGCCGGGCTGGAGACCTCTTCGTTCAGTTCCCCCCCTCAGAGCTCGCCAGAGAGGCTGCCAGCCAACA GACGGCTGCTTCCACCTTCAAAGACTTCGCCCTGGCGTCGGAGCAGCAGCGGCCAGACTCTGTGCTACGGCGCCGACGGCGCGAGAAGCAGGCCGCACTGGAGAGCTCGGGGGCGGGGCCTATGACGGTGGTCCAGCCCTCTGCCACCAGGCGCTATATCCGATTGGCCGTCATGGGACTGACCGTGGCCCTAGGGGCTGCGGCCATCGCTGTGGTCAACACTGCCCTGGAGTGGGCCCCCAAGTTGGACCTGCATCTCTTCCCctga
- the rbck1 gene encoding ranBP-type and C3HC4-type zinc finger-containing protein 1, whose protein sequence is MMSVAEESLKEAEELAQLLGEALSSGDKEEALRCSERLSDLGIPVSVKVSNLAYPQDDIKLKVGVGDSQSENYIPVTVLVSVDMTISELKEKINSDYGFHPYLQRWVIGKRLTRDNDTLYSHGICKNGDQAFLYILSCHAAKLTRQHHLQDQEHRLLDGIYESVYSAEPQALAQSAIEKPTPPPKPAVTRPPPPPPKLQVGWSCPECTYVNKPTRPGCEMCGHERPAGYQVPDIHQPDLEEIHRIQQEEMGNLQYHQVLQEERQKNFQSLLETDSQSLVPNTHKVLCPICFNSVPPGEGATLRECLHSFCKECLKGTIVTSMDAEVSCPYGDENYSCESKLQDREIKSLLTPEEHQKFLELRLSIAETRSENSFHCKTHDCAGWCIFEDEVNEFNCELCSETNCLLCKAIHKDMNCKEYQDDLRIRAENDDAARQTTQMLEGLLQSGEAMHCPKCKVIVQKKDGCDWICCLMCKTEICWVTKQARWGPEGRGDTSGGCGCNFNVARCHPNCQNCH, encoded by the exons ATGATGTCAGTGGCTGAGGAATCCCTAAAAGAGG cGGAGGAACTTGCCCAGCTGCTTGGTGAGGCTCTGAGCAGTGGAGACAAAGAAGAGGCCCTCAGATGTTCAGAGCGCCTGTCTGACCTGGGGATTCCTGTGAGCGTCAAGGTCTCCAATCTGGCCTACCCACAGGATGACATAAA GCTGAAGGTTGGGGTGGGAGACTCCCAGTCAGAAAATTACATCCCTGTGACGGTGCTGGTGTCTGTTGACATGACCATCTCTGAGCTGAAAGAGAAG ATCAACAGTGACTATGGGTTCCACCCCTACCTGCAACGCTGGGTAATTGGAAAGCGTCTGACCAGAGACAATGACACGCTATACAGTCACGGCATCTGTAAGAACGGCGACCAGGCCTTCCTGTACATCCTGTCCTGCCATGCTGCCAAACTCACCCGGCAGCACCACCTGCAGGACCAGGAGCACAGACTCCTTGACG GTATATATGAGTCTGTGTACTCGGCGGAGCCTCAAGCGCTGGCTCAGAGTGCCATCGAGAAGCCGACCCCGCCTCCTAAACCCGCGGTGACacgtcctccacctcctccacccaaaCTACAG gtggGTTGGTCGTGTCCAGAGTGTACCTATGTAAACAAGCCCACCCGGCCAGGCTGTGAGATGTGTGGACATGAGAGGCCTGCAGGGTACCAGGTACCTGACATCCACCAGCcagacctggaggagatacaccgaATACAGCAGGAAGAGATGGGCAACCTACAGTACCACCAG GTCTTGCAAGAGGAGCGTCAGAAGAACTTCCAGAGCCTTCTGGAAACTGACTCCCAGAGTTTggtccccaacacacacaaggtGCTCTGCCCCATCTGCTTCAACTCCGTCCCTCCAGGAGAGGGCGCCACTCTCAGAGAATGTCTGCACTCCTTCTGCAA GGAGTGTCTGAAGGGGACCATAGTGACCAGCATGGATGCCGAAGTGTCATGTCCCTATGGTGATGAGAACTACAGCTGTGAAAGCAAGCTTCAGGACAGAGAGATCAAATCT CTTCTCACCCCAGAGGAGCACCAGAAGTTCCTGGAGTTGCGTCTGAGCATCGCTGAGACTCGGAGTGAGAACAGCTTCCACTGCAAGACCCATGACTGTGCTGGCTGGTGTATCTTTGAGGATGAAGTCAACGAGTTCAACTGTGAACTCTGCAGCGAGACCAACTGCCTCCTCTGCAAG GCAATCCACAAAGATATGAACTGTAAGGAGTACCAGGATGACCTCCGCATCAGAGCCGAGAATGATGATGCAGCCAGGCAGACAACCCAGATGCTGGAG GGCTTGTTGCAGAGTGGAGAGGCCATGCACTGTCccaagtgtaaggtcatagttCAGAAAAAGGATGGCTGTGATTGGATCTGCTGCCTGATGTGTAAGACTGAGATCTGTTGGGTCACCAAACAGGCTCGCTGGGGACCCGAG GGAAGAGGAGACACCTCAGGGGGTTGTGGCTGTAACTTCAATGTGGCTCGCTGTCATCCCAACTGCCAGAACTGCCACTGA
- the maf1a gene encoding repressor of RNA polymerase III transcription MAF1 homolog, protein MKLLENSSFEAMNTRLTIETGDCQIIGRIESYSCKMAGEDKQMFKQFCQEGLPHVLEALSPPQSSGISPNKLSHSQSGDEGEGPLSDKCSRKTLFYLIATLNESFRPDYDFSRTKSHDFSREPSLNWVFNAVNSSLSAAAGEEYSRLQAQLWEAIDTEICLSECDIYSYNPDLDSDPYGEEGNLWSFNYFFYNKRLKRIVFFTCRSVSVFMAPRGSGMGNEELDLELEEEDMDEERYGALCA, encoded by the exons ATGAAACTCCTGGAAAACTCCAGTTTTGAGGCCATGAACACCCGACTCACCATTGAAACTGGAGACTGCCAGATAATAGGACG GATTGAGAGCTACTCCTGTAAAATGGCGGGGGAGGACAAGCAGATGTTTAAGCAGTTCTGTCAGGAGGGGCTCCCTCATGTCCTGgaagctctctctccaccacagtCCTCCGGCATCAGCCCCAACAA GCTGAGCCACAGCCAGagtggggatgagggggaggggcctctgTCTGACAAGTGCAGCAGGAAGACTTTATTCTACCTGATCGCCACCCTCAACGAGTCCTTCAGACCAGACTACGACTTCAGCCGCACCAAGAGCCACGACTTCAGCAGGGAGCCCAGCCTCAACTGG gtGTTCAACGCCGTGAACAGCAGTCTGTCTGCTGCTGCAGGGGAGGAGTACAGCCGCCTGCAGGCCCAGCTGTGGGAGGCCATCGACACGgagatctgtctgtctgagtgtgacATCTACAG CTACAACCCGGACCTGGACTCTGACCCGTACGGAGAGGAGGGAAACCTCTGGTCCTTCAACTACTTCTTCTACAACAAGAGGCTGAAGAGGATCGTCTTCTTTACCTGCCGCTctgtcag tgtgttcatGGCCCCGCGAGGCTCTGGGATGGGGAATGAGGAGCTGgatctggagctggaggaggaagacatggatgaggagag GTATGGGGCTCTGTGTGCTTAG
- the trib3 gene encoding tribbles homolog 3, translating to MSVNLTSSPATSAPPLCLKRAGLDDPEQEVQKHKRPRLAPPPFPGLAPCLRPRSHSPAPPCADSQCVSSIGPYILLEPCEGAETFRAIHRVTEQQYTCKVFPLRRYREVVTPYACLPPHDNVSRISEVLVGHDRAYLFFQRTYGDMHSYVRTCKRLQEAEAVRLFGQMVAAVAHCHANGLVLRDLKLRKFVFADPQRTKLLLVNLEDSSLFHGNDDSLTDKHGCPAYVGPEILIGGLYSGRASDVWSLGVCVYTMVVGRYPFQDTKPAALFTKIQRGAFTLPDWLSAQARSLIGCMLRKSPSERLKASELLLHPWLTNTHTHHQTLTPLTAQTHSPLNTHARSRSCSDQVVPTYTPSP from the exons ATGAGTGTGAACTTGACCTCCAGCCCTGCCACCTCGGCTCCGCCCCTGTGTCTAAAGAGGGCGGGGCTTGATGACCCCGAGCAAGAAGTACAGAAGCACAAGCGCCCCcgcctggctcctccccccttccctggcTTGGCTCCCTGCCTCAGACCTCGCAGCCACAGCCCCGCCCCTCCGTGTGCTGACAGCCAATGTGTGTCCAGCATTGGCCCATACATCCTGCTGGAGCCCTGCGAGGGGGCGGAGACTTTCCGAGCCATCCACAGAGTGACAGAACAGCAGTACACCTGCAAG GTGTTTCCGTTGCGCCGGTACCGGGAGGTCGTGACCCCGTACGCCTGCCTGCCGCCTCACGACAACGTCAGCCGCATCTCGGAGGTCCTGGTTGGCCACGATCGGGCCTACCTGTTCTTCCAGAGGACGTACGGCGACATGCACTCCTACGTCCGTACGTGTAAGCGCCTGCAGGAGGCCGAGGCAGTACGCCTGTTTGGCCAGATGGTGGCAGCCGTGGCTCATTGCCATGCCAACGGCCTGGTGCTCAGAGACCTCAAGCTGCGCAAGTTTGTCTTCGCCGACCCCCAGAG GACTAAGCTGCTGCTGGTCAACCTGGAAGACTCCAGCCTTTTCCATGGCAACGACGACTCTCTGACGGACAAGCACGGTTGCCCCGCCTACGTGGGACCGGAGATCCTGATTGGTGGGCTGTACTCTGGGCGAGCTTCGGACGTGTggagcctgggtgtgtgtgtgtacaccatgGTGGTCGGACGCTACCCCTTTCAAGACACAAAACCCGCCGCGCTCTTCACCAAGATACAACGAGGAGCCTTCACGCTTCCCGATTGGTTGTCGGCTCAGGCCAGGTCCCTGATTGGCTGCATGCTCCGTAAATCGCCCTCGGAGAGGCTGAAGGCCTCAGAACTGCTGCTGCACCCCTGgctgaccaacacacacacacaccaccagacaCTCACACCTCTcaccgcacaaacacactcacctctcaacacacacgcacggtcCAGGTCGTGCTCTGACCAAGTTGTTCCTACTTACACACCCTccccataa
- the pnp4a gene encoding purine nucleoside phosphorylase 4a, whose product MHSKDQISHDDYQKTADWLLSQTQHRPKVAIICGSGLGMLADGLKCQDSFPYADIPGFPQSTVQGHAGRLVFGELKGKTCVCMQGRFHMYEGHSLSKTTFPVRVFKLLGVETLIVTNAAGSLADSYNTGDIMIIKDHINFPGLAGLNPLNGPNDDKFGPRFPPMSGVYDRELRRLAQDISKTMGVSQYIQEGVYCMVGGPNFESIAEARLLHRLGVDAVGMSTAPEVLVASHCGMRVFGLSLITNKVVKCYDDPECVDHESVLEVSKLRSQTLQALVSELVGRMDINNNTA is encoded by the exons ATGCATAGCAAGGACCAGATCAG CCATGACGACTACCAGAAGacagctgattggctgctgtCCCAGACACAGCACCGGCCCAAGGTAGCGATCATCTGTGGCTCTGGACTGGGCATGCTCGCTGACGGGCTCAAGTGCCAGGACTCCTTCCCCTACGCCGACATCCCTGGATTCCCCCAGAGCACCG tgcAGGGTCATGCAGGCAGACTGGTGTTTGGGGAGCTGAAGGGGAAGACGTGTGTTTGCATGCAAGGCCGTTTTCACATGTACGAGGGACACTCCCTCAGCAAG accaCCTTTCCTGTCAGGGTGTTCAAGCTGTTGGGGGTGGAGACTCTGATTGTGACCAATGCAGCGGGGTCGCTGGCAGACAGCTACAACACGGGTGACATCATGATCATCAAAGACCACATCAACTTCCCTGGACTGGCTGGGCTCAACCCCCTCAACGGACCCAACGATGACAA gttcGGCCCCCGGTTCCCGCCCATGTCTGGTGTGTATGACCGGGAGCTCCGCCGGCTGGCGCAGGACATCAGTAAGACCATGGGGGTGTCCCAGTACATCCAGGAGGGGGTGTACTGCATGGTGGGAGGCCCAAACTTCGAGAGCATCGCAGAGGCACGCCTTCTGCACAGACTAGGGGTCGATGCCGTgg ggatGAGCACAGCTCCCGAGGTGCTAGTAGCCAGCCACTGTGGCATGCGTGTGTTCGGACTGTCTCTGATCACCAACAAGGTGGTGAAGTGCTACGACGACCCCGAGTGCGTGGACCACGAGAGCGTCCTGGAAGTCAGCAAGCTACGCTCCCAGACACTGCAGGCCCTGGTCAGCGAGCTGGTGGGACGGATggacatcaacaacaacaccgCCTGA
- the c9h20orf96 gene encoding uncharacterized protein C20orf96 homolog → MTALPNNVVKSLKDLKKVDYSKWERRGKDRDASKDQRDAPWEVLHPRPHITKPPQEKVIEGKPRQKTRPAAGFKESETLPSGRSWRRRSGAVDQLDPASLRRKDNIKTLKMLICARQRAIEELEKHCSTLQLSNALAASHIRNIDSQSVTSAQDLLIRYEKLGSSIAAFNGWSHSQISQAQGELRDVENHGNALLQGLQNQLTGVKSKLLRAQAELHTLKTYKDKEYPVKALLIADMKREIIKLKDAQQDEQEDVSVLCQTEMQNLQGQTKRSEDEVLRAVAKKHMLNVPSVVKVMATHNSTMKKELEIHKQEIALLESSTSSLLQSVQELQHSPSSRRLLFPHLFPSADRCLPDTDVCLNIPQEKWLPI, encoded by the exons ATGACTGCATTACCAAACAATGTGGTAAAGTCTCTGAAAGATCTTAAGAAAGTG GACTACAGCAAGTGGGAGCGTCGCGGCAAGGACAGGGATGCCTCAAAAGACCAGAGAGATGCTCCGTGGGAGGTCTTGCACCCCCGCCCCCACATCACCAAACCCCCTCAGGAAAAAGTCATTGAGG GCAAACCCAGGCAGAAGACCCGACCTGCCGCAGGCTTCAAGGAGTCGGAGACCCTGCCCTCCGGCCGGTCTTGGCGCCGGAGGAGTGGCGCTGTAGACCAGCTCGACCCAGCCTCTTTGAGGAGGAAAGACAATATCAAAACCCTCAAG ATGTTGATCTGTGCTCGTCAGAGGGCTATTGAAGAGCTGGAGAAACACTGCTCCACCCTGCAGCTCAGCAATGCCCTCGCCGCGTCACACATACGGAACATCGACAGCCAATCAGTAACCAGCGCACAAGACCTCCTGATCCGCTACGAGAAACTTGGG AGTTCCATAGCTGCGTTTAACGGCTGGAGCCACAGTCAGATCAGCCAGGCACAGGGAGAGCTGAGGGACGTGGAGAACCATGGCAACGCACTCTTACAAG gtctccAGAATCAGCTGACAGGAGTGAAGAGTAAGCTGCTGAGGGCCCaagcagagctgcacactctgAAGACGTACAAGGACAAGGAGTACCCAGTGAAGGCTCTGCTCATCGCCGACATGAAGAGAGAGATCATCAAGCTCAAGGACGCCCAGCAG GACGAACAGGAAGACGTGAGTGTGCTGTGTCAGACGGAGATGCAGAACCTGCAGGGGCAAACCAAACGCAGCGAGGACGAGGTGCTGAGGGCTGTAGCCAAG AAGCACATGCTTAATGTTCCCTCTGTGGTCAAAGTGATGGCCACTCACAACTCCACCATGAAGAAAGAGTTAGAAATACACAAACAG gagatAGCCCTGCTGGAGagctccacctccagcctgCTCCAGAGTGTCCAGGAGCTCCAGCACTCCCCCTCCAGCAGGCGGCTCCTCTTCCCACACCTCTTCCCCTCAGCAGACAG GTGCCTCCCAGACACGGACGTGTGTCTTAACATTCCCCAGGAGAAGTGGCTTCCCATTTAG